A region from the uncultured Sunxiuqinia sp. genome encodes:
- a CDS encoding mechanosensitive ion channel family protein: protein MNYIENAYNIISEKIGSWIETAIAMLPNFIVAIVVIVLFYAVSRIVVAVFSKTLFKVSRNIAVNKLISSLTRIIIMTVGLFVALGILELEKTVTSLLAGVGIMGLAVGFAFKDAISNFLSGIYITLKSTINVGDIIEFGDQFGIVKSIGLRAVKMSTLQGQEVVVPNRLIFEDVYTHYTINQERRIDLNVGVSYGEDLSSVEKLTLEAIQKIDYLKKGKPVDLYYLEFGDSSINFVVRYWVDFYKQTDYLKALSDGIKNIKSIYDENDITIPFPIRTLDFGIKGGKTMSQMPMTINKLNEDES, encoded by the coding sequence ATGAATTATATAGAAAACGCATACAATATCATTTCAGAGAAAATTGGTAGTTGGATTGAGACGGCAATTGCAATGCTTCCCAACTTCATTGTCGCGATTGTTGTCATCGTTCTTTTTTATGCCGTTTCGCGTATAGTTGTAGCTGTCTTTTCCAAAACGCTCTTCAAAGTATCGCGTAATATTGCAGTTAACAAGCTCATCTCATCACTAACCCGCATCATCATCATGACAGTGGGATTGTTTGTGGCCTTAGGCATCCTTGAACTGGAAAAAACTGTCACCTCGCTACTTGCAGGTGTTGGAATAATGGGGCTAGCAGTCGGTTTTGCCTTTAAAGACGCCATTTCAAATTTCCTTTCAGGTATTTATATTACCCTGAAAAGTACCATCAACGTAGGCGATATCATTGAATTTGGGGATCAGTTCGGTATCGTTAAATCAATTGGACTTCGCGCTGTTAAAATGAGTACCCTGCAAGGTCAGGAAGTCGTTGTTCCAAATCGATTAATTTTTGAAGATGTTTACACCCATTATACAATCAATCAAGAACGAAGGATCGATTTAAATGTGGGCGTTAGTTATGGGGAAGATTTGAGCTCGGTAGAAAAATTAACACTAGAGGCAATACAAAAAATTGATTATCTGAAAAAAGGAAAACCAGTTGATCTCTATTATCTTGAATTTGGAGACAGCTCCATCAACTTCGTGGTTCGCTATTGGGTAGATTTCTATAAGCAAACTGATTATCTCAAAGCACTCAGTGATGGCATAAAAAACATCAAATCAATTTACGACGAAAATGACATTACCATTCCTTTCCCAATTCGGACGCTCGACTTTGGTATTAAAGGCGGTAAAACCATGAGCCAGATGCCTATGACAATTAATAAATTAAATGAAGACGAATCGTAA
- a CDS encoding HAMP domain-containing sensor histidine kinase has translation MKELIDMQVSENSSGFTDEVVALESWLLEQIQKIRMLKINESLMETFMSGNSYQGESTVLIFDEHLQIISYKGAFSYFVGREFEKSPQLSFLNFIDRKDQADRLVDLINFAKEHQECYSFNVALKGVNGFVHDLILEIKPYREKLFQAEISYVSFSKSYFNPGLDYQSFLLQNIPGVAIYLYDCNFRFLMVGGKEKECCGLKESEIVGKTLFDVFDQSMAGKLYTFFYKSIHGNADEGFVRFQGQPCQVNSFPIKDNGGNVIAGVAVINRSIVSHYKSMYPMIEKRGDEEESFIANFTHEFRTSLIGILGFTELLQLSDLDEKQARFNFLIHETSDQLLHLVDEVMNMSKQDEKKLKSENLIFNIHELFGELSEQFLAEAMEKKIDFQMNIEFDQPINFCGDLYRVKQILLNLLINAFKFTKKGMVSLSCSLVHENYEEAMLKFTVVDTGVGISEDELPFVFQASKQAHSGSVNANYNIGVGLAISERLVGLLEGDIHVQSKLNEGTKFIVNLPFLIAH, from the coding sequence ATGAAAGAACTAATTGATATGCAGGTATCAGAAAATTCCTCTGGATTTACAGATGAAGTAGTTGCGCTTGAAAGTTGGCTTTTGGAGCAAATTCAAAAGATAAGAATGTTAAAAATAAATGAAAGTTTGATGGAGACTTTTATGAGCGGTAATAGTTATCAAGGGGAAAGTACAGTGCTGATTTTTGATGAGCATCTACAAATCATTAGTTACAAGGGTGCATTCTCTTATTTTGTTGGTCGTGAGTTTGAAAAGAGCCCACAGCTTTCGTTTTTAAATTTTATTGATCGAAAAGATCAGGCCGATAGGTTGGTGGATTTAATAAATTTTGCGAAAGAACATCAGGAGTGTTACAGTTTTAATGTTGCATTGAAGGGAGTCAATGGTTTTGTACATGATCTGATTCTTGAAATAAAACCTTACCGGGAAAAGCTATTTCAGGCAGAGATTTCCTATGTGTCTTTTTCGAAAAGTTATTTTAATCCTGGTCTCGATTACCAAAGTTTTTTATTGCAAAATATCCCGGGAGTAGCTATCTATTTGTATGATTGTAACTTTCGATTTTTGATGGTTGGAGGTAAAGAAAAGGAATGTTGTGGATTGAAAGAATCGGAGATAGTAGGTAAAACTCTTTTTGATGTGTTTGACCAGTCAATGGCAGGAAAATTATATACTTTCTTTTATAAATCAATTCATGGAAATGCCGATGAAGGTTTTGTGCGGTTTCAAGGCCAGCCATGCCAAGTCAATTCTTTCCCGATTAAGGATAATGGCGGAAATGTTATTGCCGGAGTGGCTGTTATAAATCGGAGTATTGTTTCCCATTACAAATCGATGTATCCGATGATAGAAAAACGTGGGGATGAGGAGGAAAGTTTTATTGCCAATTTTACACATGAGTTCAGAACATCGCTGATTGGTATTTTGGGCTTTACAGAACTGCTGCAGCTTAGTGATTTAGATGAGAAACAAGCTCGATTTAATTTTTTGATCCATGAAACGTCTGATCAGCTTTTGCATTTGGTTGATGAGGTCATGAATATGTCAAAGCAGGATGAGAAGAAGCTGAAATCTGAAAATCTGATTTTTAATATCCATGAGTTGTTTGGTGAGCTTTCGGAGCAGTTTTTGGCTGAAGCAATGGAAAAGAAAATTGATTTCCAGATGAATATTGAGTTTGATCAACCAATCAATTTTTGTGGAGATCTTTACCGCGTAAAACAGATTTTATTGAACCTGTTAATCAACGCTTTTAAGTTTACAAAGAAGGGGATGGTCTCTTTATCTTGTTCACTTGTTCATGAAAACTACGAAGAGGCTATGTTGAAATTTACCGTAGTTGATACTGGAGTTGGTATTTCAGAAGACGAACTTCCATTTGTTTTTCAGGCGTCTAAGCAAGCGCATTCTGGCAGTGTGAATGCAAATTACAATATAGGGGTGGGGCTTGCTATCTCTGAACGATTGGTGGGTTTATTGGAAGGAGATATCCATGTTCAAAGCAAATTGAATGAAGGGACAAAATTTATTGTGAATCTACCTTTTCTGATTGCTCATTAG
- a CDS encoding AraC family transcriptional regulator, which yields MEILVESFDPQDVIKIIAEKYRVKLQSNGAEVSLTLPKRSGEGTIKGINFLDGIGFTRIDCTFVKDTILRFESNKNQPIRFIFCVEGELVHVLNPDNFRYKLGPMIGSIASSSNSNQQLFIFPPNKRICYFTLDIDKEKFYPKIEDELDTIPDKLANVFRDRKSIEHFLYQSDYSLNISECLNEIENNTHEGMVRRIFLESKALDLLWMQIKQYKDDQNIISKQSIIRKTDVKLIMKAKKILIEDLKNPPSINELAKQTGTNPTKLKKGFKRLFELTINEYLRNERLNQAKLFLAEENLSIKEVSELVGYSNKSVFSKRFKEKFGVLPSRFMQRYKNQKSKKQ from the coding sequence ATGGAAATTCTAGTAGAATCTTTTGACCCCCAGGATGTAATTAAAATTATTGCAGAAAAGTACCGGGTAAAACTTCAGTCAAATGGTGCTGAAGTTTCCCTAACCCTTCCTAAACGTAGTGGAGAAGGGACAATTAAAGGAATCAATTTTTTAGATGGTATTGGCTTTACACGGATCGATTGCACGTTTGTTAAAGACACCATTTTGCGCTTCGAAAGCAACAAAAACCAACCGATCCGTTTTATTTTTTGTGTTGAAGGGGAACTGGTTCATGTACTCAATCCCGATAACTTCCGGTATAAATTGGGCCCTATGATTGGCTCCATTGCCAGTAGCAGCAATAGCAACCAACAGTTGTTTATTTTTCCTCCAAATAAACGAATCTGCTATTTTACTCTCGATATTGATAAGGAAAAATTTTATCCTAAAATTGAAGATGAATTAGACACTATACCCGATAAACTAGCCAATGTTTTCAGAGATCGCAAAAGTATTGAACATTTTCTATATCAGTCAGACTACAGTTTAAATATTTCGGAATGCCTCAACGAAATCGAAAATAACACCCACGAAGGCATGGTCAGACGAATCTTTCTAGAATCAAAAGCCCTCGATTTGCTATGGATGCAAATCAAACAATACAAAGATGATCAAAACATTATCTCAAAACAGTCTATCATAAGAAAAACTGATGTCAAGTTAATTATGAAGGCAAAGAAAATTCTGATTGAAGATTTAAAAAATCCGCCAAGCATTAACGAACTAGCCAAACAAACCGGCACAAATCCGACAAAATTAAAAAAAGGGTTTAAGCGATTATTTGAACTTACTATCAATGAATATCTTCGAAACGAGCGGCTGAACCAAGCCAAATTATTTTTAGCCGAAGAAAATCTAAGCATCAAGGAAGTTTCGGAGCTAGTTGGCTATTCAAATAAAAGTGTGTTTTCAAAACGATTCAAAGAAAAATTTGGCGTTCTTCCGAGTCGGTTCATGCAACGTTACAAAAATCAAAAATCAAAAAAACAATAG